The nucleotide window TCACACAGGGCGCCCCAGTTCGTTCCCGCCGTCGAAGGGCTGGAGGACCGCACGACCCCGGCGGGGAACGTGACGGCGTACGTGTTCGACAAGGTGCTCTACGTCACCGGAACCAACGACACGGACCAGATCTGGATTGCCGGCGCCGGCGAGAACGCGGTCGTTATCCGCTCGCTGGACGGTGCCACCACGATCAACGGGCAGAGCTCCGTTTACATCGGTGGGGTGAAACAGGGGTACCACATCAACATGGGCGGCGGGGACGACACCCTGCTGGTCACCGGCACCCGCTCCGGCGGCGGGCTGAACGTGGATATGGGCGTCGGGAACGACGTCCTGGGGATCTCAGACGCGGGGCACAAGGGCGGGAGCGTTCTGACCGGTGGTGCGGGGAACGACGTGTTCGTGTTGCACGCGTCCGGGTTCCGCAACGGCGTTTCGCTGAACACTGGTGACGGGGACGACCAGGTGCTGGTCTCCGGCGTTTCGGCGCCCGCGTTCGCCCTGGTGAACCCGTCCGGTACCGACTACTTCGACGCGCCGGGGTCCGCGCTCGGCCGGCCCAGCGTGGTCGGCGGGTTCGTGCCGGGTTCGCCGACCGCAACCGTTCCGCCGACGGCGGCGGCCGCGGACACCGTTGCACCGACCGCGACCGTCTCCACGTTCTCCGCGTCGGTCACCTCAACCGCCGCGGTCCCGTTCACCGTCACGTTCGACGAGGACGTGACCGGATTCACGGCCGCCGGTCTTACGGTCTCGAACGGCACCGTGACGGCGTTCGGAGCCGTGAACGCGCGCACGTACACGTTCTCGGTGGTCCCGTCCGGCCAGGGCGCGGTGTCCGTGTCGGTCGCGGCCGGCGCCGCCCAGGATGCGGCTGGTAACGCGAACACGGCCTCCAACACGGTCGCGGTGACGTTCGACTCGGTCGCCCCGGCTGTGACGGTCAATTCGCTGACCAGCAGCAGCGCGACGCCGACGCTAACCGGCACGGTGGACGACCCGAACGCGACCGTGAGCGTGACCGTTAACGGCCAGACGTATAAGGCGACGGTGAGCAGCACCACATGGAGTGTCACGCTCACGAACCCGCTGACGGACGGGACGTTCACGATCTCGGTCTCCGCAACGGACGCGGCCGGGAACGTGGGCGGCACGTCGCTGACCGACGGACTGGTAGTGAGTCTGGCGGGGCTGACGGTCACGGTTGATACGCTGGCGACCAACAGCACGACGCCGACGATTACGGGTACGGTGAGCGACGCGACGGCGACGGTTCAGGTGACGGTAGACGGCCAGACGTACACGGCGACGGTGAGCGGGACAACGTGGTCGGTGGCGGTGACGACCGCGCTGGTCGAGGGAACGTACACCGTTTCCGCTACTGCCACCGACACGAACGGGAACGTGGCTACGGCCTCGCCAGCGGACGGGTTAGTGATCGATTTGACCACCCCGACCGTAACGGCGAACGCGCTGACCACGAACAGCGCGACCCCGACGCTGACGGGTACAGTGGACGATTCTACAGCAGCGGTTCAAGTGACGGTGGACGGTCAGGCGTACACGGCGACGGTAAGCGGCACCACCTGGAGCGTGTCGGTTCCGACCGCACTGATCGAGGGGACTTACACGATCTCGGTGACCGCGATGGACGCGGCCGGCAACGTGGGGGCCGCGTCGCTGACCGGTGGGTTGGTAGTGGATCTGACCGTCCCAACGGTTACGATCAACGCCCTCATCACGAACAGCACGACGCCGACGCTGACGGGTACGGTGAGCGATTCGACGGCCACGGTTCAGGTGACGGTGGACGGCCAGACGTACCCGGCGACGGTGAGCGGCAATACCTGGACGGTTGCGATCACGACCGCGCTGGTTGAGGGGGCATACACCGCCTCGGTGACCGCGACTGATGTGGCTGGCAATGTGGGCACGGCCTCGCTCACCGACGGGGTGGTGGTGGACCTGACAGTGCCGACGGTCGCGGTGGACACGGTGCCCACCGTTGCCGGGGCCGTAACTGGTACCGCGGGCGACACCCTGGCCGGCGTCACGGGCGTGGCGGTGACCATTTACGATTCGGTTGCACAGGCGTACTTGAACGCGAGCCGCACGGCGTTCGACAGCGCGACCGAGGTCTGGATCACGGCGGAGACGGCGGACGCGTTCGCGACGTGGTCGGTCACGGTGCCGGTTGCAGGCAGCTACGTCGTGGTGGCCGAGGCCACGGACGGAGCCGGGAACACCGCAACCGGTAACACAACGGCGGTTACATCCTGACCGGCTGGGTTTCGGAAGGCCCGTGCATTTCCCTTATGACGAGCGATTCGGTTCTCCGAGGTGCGCCCGCGGGCGCACCTCGGAGAACCGTTCGACTTCATGCAGTTGTTACTGATCGGCTCTGGCAGAGCCCGGATTCAGACCGTTCCGCAGGCGGTTTTGAGGTTCTGTCAGAGCCTGTAAACAAGTGGGGTGTAGCTAACTTCTCTTGGGGGTCATCCGTCCAGTAGCAGAGGCCATTCGCCAGGCGAAGTACAGCTCAAGCAGCGGGAAAGCTGCCTTCACCGTCCGGCGGCTCAAACAACCGACAGCGCAAACCCTTCGGAGAAACTGCCGTACCCCCAGAAAATCTGGATGCACCCAAACAAGTGGACGGGGACAGTCC belongs to Gemmata obscuriglobus and includes:
- a CDS encoding beta strand repeat-containing protein; the protein is MSSARSFSHRAPQFVPAVEGLEDRTTPAGNVTAYVFDKVLYVTGTNDTDQIWIAGAGENAVVIRSLDGATTINGQSSVYIGGVKQGYHINMGGGDDTLLVTGTRSGGGLNVDMGVGNDVLGISDAGHKGGSVLTGGAGNDVFVLHASGFRNGVSLNTGDGDDQVLVSGVSAPAFALVNPSGTDYFDAPGSALGRPSVVGGFVPGSPTATVPPTAAAADTVAPTATVSTFSASVTSTAAVPFTVTFDEDVTGFTAAGLTVSNGTVTAFGAVNARTYTFSVVPSGQGAVSVSVAAGAAQDAAGNANTASNTVAVTFDSVAPAVTVNSLTSSSATPTLTGTVDDPNATVSVTVNGQTYKATVSSTTWSVTLTNPLTDGTFTISVSATDAAGNVGGTSLTDGLVVSLAGLTVTVDTLATNSTTPTITGTVSDATATVQVTVDGQTYTATVSGTTWSVAVTTALVEGTYTVSATATDTNGNVATASPADGLVIDLTTPTVTANALTTNSATPTLTGTVDDSTAAVQVTVDGQAYTATVSGTTWSVSVPTALIEGTYTISVTAMDAAGNVGAASLTGGLVVDLTVPTVTINALITNSTTPTLTGTVSDSTATVQVTVDGQTYPATVSGNTWTVAITTALVEGAYTASVTATDVAGNVGTASLTDGVVVDLTVPTVAVDTVPTVAGAVTGTAGDTLAGVTGVAVTIYDSVAQAYLNASRTAFDSATEVWITAETADAFATWSVTVPVAGSYVVVAEATDGAGNTATGNTTAVTS